The Mycolicibacterium fluoranthenivorans genomic interval CGGTGTCAGCGAGCCGATGGATCACCTCGACCGACATCGGGCCGTCGATCTCGCCGAGTGAGGCGAGGGCCCTGGTCATCAGGTCGTCGGTGGACATACCCGATCCTAGATCGGACGGACCGAGGTGGCGGCGTCGGCGAAGTCGGCGCTGCGCGCCAGCTCGGCCCACCGGTCGACCCCGTCCAGACCGCGTTGGTAGCTCGCGGTGAGCCGCTCGACGGCCTCGGCACCCAGCGGCAGCCGGAGGGGGACTTCCGTGGAGTGGGCCAGGGAGACGATGATCTGCGCGGCCTTGACGGGGTCGCCTTCCTGGTTCCCGTCTGCACCAGCCATATCGGCTCGCACATCGGCCAGTATCTCGCGGTAGGTCTGCGAGGTGTCGGCGAAGTCGAGCACGTCGGCGGCGTTGAAGGCAGTACGAAAGCGGCTGGGCTCGACCAGCATCACGCGGATTCCGAACGGCGCGACCTCGCCGGCCAAGGCCTCTGACCATCCCTCCAACGCGAACTTCGACGCCGAATAGGTCGAGACTCCCGGGAAGGACATCCGGCCGCCCTGGCTGCTCATCTGCACGATCGTCCCGCTTCCCTGCGCGCGCATGAATGGCAACGCCGCGCGCACCAAGGCGGCGGGACCGAACAGGTGCAGGTCCATCAGGTCGCGCAGCTGGGTATCGGTGACTTCCTCCGCGGCGCCGACGATGGCGCGGCCGGCATTGTTCACCACGACGTCCAACCTGCCGTAGCTCTCGACCGCCACCTGGACGAGGCCCGCGGCCGCAGTGGTGTCTCGAGCGTCAAATACCACGCATTTGACTTGGCCGCCATAGTTGTTCGTCAGATCCACGACGCTGTCGGGGTTACGCACTGCGGCCACGACGTGATCTCCCGCGGCAAGGGCGGCCTCGGTCAAGGCACGACCGAGGCCCTTCGATGCTCCGGTGATGATCCAGGTCTGTGATGGCGTCGGTGTTGTCATACCCGCGACGTTAGGAGTTCGAGCGCGCTCGAACGCTACACAGGATCTGCGCCCGCTCTCCTCAAGAGACGGGAGAGCGGTCGGGTCAGGGCGCGACGGGCGCCGGTTGCGGCAGCGGATGGGCGCCGTCAGTGCGTAACCCATCGAAGATGATGGCCAGATACCGCTGCCACAGCAGCGGCGGTGGGGCTGCGAGGTTTTCGACGATGTGGATGGGTGCGCACATCATGAGGAAGACGTCGGCCTCGGTGATATCTGCTCTGACGGCGCCCGACATGCGCGCTCGATCCACCAACGTTTCGAGGTGCTTGTGCAGCACATCGCGAACCTCGGTGACCCTCGGATCGCCGGCGCTGGCTGACTGCAGGAACGTCAGATCGTGGCGTTGGCGTTGGTCAGCGGCGATGGTCAGGAACTCCACGCCTTCGACTCCCGCCCGGTCCGGCACAGCCAAGCATTCCTCGACCAATCCGCGTGCAATTAACCACTTTCCGGGCTTCCGATGTTCTTCGGTCGCGACCCAGTCTTTGCTCACCTGCGGCCAGAGCGACATCGCGTCGATCGGCAGCATCCGCAGGCCTCTCCGTCAGTAGGGGCCAGAGGCCCCGCCAACGTCGGGATCCCTTGCAGGCTCGGCCTATGAATGATGGGGACGTGGCTGCCCGAATAGCGGTCGTTCGCCGGACAATCTCGCGCGCCGCGCGGCCCACATAGCTTGACCGACGATGTCCGTTCCCAGTCAATCCGGCGGCCTCCTGCAGGGAAACCGCCTGCCTCAGTGAGACCAAATCGTTTACATCAATCTCACACGAGGTGGCACATCGAGTCGCGGTAGTCCTCGTGCGGGTGCATGGCCGCTTCTCACCCCGGCGGCCGGGCCAGCTGGCCACTTGCAGGGGAGAGACAGTGGTCGGTGCGCCAACCGGGCCCCTCATCTTTACCTGCCGGGATCCGCTGTCCGCCAGGTTCACTGAAGCCGCCAGCTGCCCCGAGACTCCTTGGCGTTGCTAGATTCGAAGCGTGGGGGTGTTCCAATCGCCGGGGGGGCGTGTGTCTGACGTTGGTTGCAGGTGCATCGGCTGTGTCGATTACGGGAATCGCGACTCATACGACGACGTCGACCGCAAGCTCATCGCTGACGTGGAGCGTCACGGCCACAGCTGCCTCGGAATCGGCCAGACCAGTGCAGACGATCCGCCGCCGTACGTGTTCACTGCGGGGATGTGGCATACGCACCGCCAGCCCGAGTTGGCGGTTTACGGTGTCGGCGACCTCGACGCGATGATGTCTATCCTCAATGGGCTCGCAGATCGAGCGCGGGCCAGCGGACTGCCGTTGCGCTCTGGGGACAGGTTCCCCGGTCTGATTGGGCTGCGCGACGTCGAGCCGGAGGACTACTGGATCAAGCTGATGCCGATCCACCCGAGCTGGTACGCAAGTCAATTCGGCACTGCGCTGTTCTTCAACGCCACCAACGCAGTCGACTTCCTCCAGGTGGTCTGGCCGGACGGGTCCGGGCGCTATCCTGACGAGCCGGACTTCGATGCCTACTTCACCGACCGCCAGCCGCTGATGTGGTTGCCGGTGGTCGACCATCCACCCAGCGTCTGGGTCAGCGACGGCATGCGAGCCACGGTGCCTGAGCGACGCAGAGATGCCCTGGAGTCGGCGATCGACGGATGGGATCGGGCGGATGGTGCGGCCCGCACGGATGCCGCCGCCGCACTGGCTGAGGCCGTCGATCGCGCACTGCACTGGGTCTACCAGGAAGAGGCTCGCGGCCGGGGCCGGCCGATCCCGCCGCATCTGGTGTACCGGCTGGCCAAGGCGAGTGTGGCGTGGCAGGACCGCGAACCCGGTGCTGCCGCGGCCGAACACGACGTCGCTGAGCGGCTACAGGCGAGCGCGCGGCGCTTGTTGCGCTGGGACGACGCCCGACGAATGACGAGCAAGGAGATCCGGGATATGGGCGCATGGGGGACCGGGGTATTCGATTCCGACGGGGCGGCGGACTGGGCCAACGCCTACGACCAGACCGCACCCGAGGAGCGGCTGGCTTTCATCGAGCGCACGCTGGCCAAGGCGCACAGTGGCAGCTACCTCGAGGTCGATGACTGTGTGCAGGTCATCGCGGGGGCCGCAACCGTCGCCGCGTTGCTGCCGGACACACCCACTGAGCCCATCGCTTACGGACCGGAAACCCTTTGGGCAGAATCACGTTTCGAGGTTTCGGGCGAGCTGCGCGCCGCCGCGATCGCGGCATTGCAGAGGGTGATCGACCCCGCAACGGAATGGTCGCAGCTGTGGGACGACGCTGGAAGATTGGACGTCGTGACGGCCGGCGTCAAGCGCCTGATCGGCGCTCTACAGCCCTGTGCCGACTGGGCGCCGCACCAAGAATTGGAGCAAGCAGCGTCTGCCTACCTACGCGATCCGGCGATGGCCTTGGGCGCGCTGCACGGTTTGGTCGAATTCGACGCCGTGCTCGGCTTCACTATGCACAGGAGCATCAAGCGCCGCGACTGGGGCGACTCCCTGTACCAGGAGATCACGCTCACCGATGGGCTTCGACTGGTCCTTTGGATGGGTGATGACATCCTTGACGAGGACGACTCTGAAGTCGTGCTCTTCGAGTCCGAGCTGCGCATCATTCCCTTGTCCTGGGTGCACGATGTCTCCCTGGAGGTGCACCACCGGCCGGAGCCGGACGGAATGTCCCTGCACAGTGTCGAACTCAGGATCTACATCGCGATTCCCGATAATGCGGTACAGAAGAAGAAGAAGAAGACCGCCATATTCTCCGACGAACTGGACTTCAGCAAGACGGTGAACCGTCACGGCCATGAGCAGGTGTCGCGGCTCATCGAGTTCGGCAAGGTGTTGGCGCGGCAGGTCCGCTGATGCGAAATGCATCTGGTCGATCTTCGCCAAGAGACGTGGCCTGAACCGCCCGTCCGGCCCACCGGCGCACCCACGAACTGAACACGGTGGACACCCCGACGGGCTCGACGAGTTCGACCACGCCTGGATGCCACCCGCGCACCGAGGCTCGCATGACGGAGTAGAGCTGTTCGGAGCTGGCCGTCCGCAGGACGTACAGATTCGCTCGCTCCACGAACTCGCCGCCGACCTGAACGTCCGCCGAAGGGGCTGACACGACGCCACAGCATGGAAACTCTGGTACCGCGGTGTCGTCTCGTTTCTGAAGAACTTGGACGGCTCACTTCTTGTCTCGATTGGCGGGCCGGTTTGTAGTTGTTGCTCGAATCGAGGGCTACGGCGGCCCGTCGAGGTTCTTCGGCCCAGCGCATGAAATGTTGCTTGACGTGCGCGACTATGAGGTCGTAGTCGGGTAAATGTATCTCGCGTTCCCGCTGGTAATGGCTGCCTTTTCTGGGTTGGTATCCGCCTATGATCGCGCCGCGGATTGGCAGGGATTGGTTGCTGTGGGCTAGATCACCGTTCGGCTTTGGGGTTGGTTCCCGACTACACCTTGCAGATGCCCGTCGTAGCTGACGGGGTGGTGGTGATCTATGTGGGGGGAACTGGATCGTGGGGGATTTTCTGCCGGGAGACCGGCCGTGGTGGAGTGTCGGTCGGTGGGGGCAGGTCGCCTTCGCGTTGGTCGTGACGGTGGCTCTGACTGCCGGCGGGGTGCACTGGCTCACCGCTGCTGTGTCGCCTACCGAGTCCGGCACCGCTGAGAAGCCGTCCCCAGCGGATGCGCAGACGATCGCCTCTGCCGCGTCCTCGGCATTTACCGGGACCGCCATGGCCTCGGATGACGCGCTGAGCGCGGCGGCGCGCTCGGCGAACATTCCTACTGATCCGGTGGCGGGCTGGGATCTGCCCACCACCGACGGGCGTCGCGTGCAACTGGTGCTGCCCGCCGGTTTGGGGGCCGGCGAGACCACCGCGGACGGCCAGGTCGTCTACCCGGATCGCGGCGCCGGTTTCAGCGTGATCGCCGAAAACAAAGGCGCGGGTGGGCGCACCATCACCCGCATCCCCAAGCCTGCCGCGAACGCTACGACAGCTTCGGGGGTTGCGACCGCCGATGGGCAGGCGTTGCCCACAGTGCCGATGTTCCTGCGCACCCCGGCCGACACGGTGATGCTGGCCCACACCGACGGAACCATCACCGTCAACCAGGCCACCCCAGCGGCCACCACCATCGCCACGATCGCCGCACCGCAGGCGCGTGACAGCCACGGCACTCTTGTGCCGAGTGCTTTTGTGACACAGCAGATCCGGCCCGGACTGTATCTGCTGGCCCAGGTGATCCACCCCGATGCCGCCACGGTGTGGCCGGTGTATGTCGACCCGTGCATCTCGGCCTGTGATGCGTTCACTCACGCCAGTACCAGCGGCGCCAACGGCGCGGCTCTGCAAGCTGCCGGCAGCGCACTGGTCACCGGGATCAAGAACAACCCGGTCGAATCCGCCGAAATCATCGGCGGCGGCGCACTTGTGGTGACCGGAGTGGGCTCCGGCCTCGGGGCTGGCCTGGTCCTCTCGGGGACGACGGGGCTGGTGCAGAAAGCCGCGGCCGCCGATCCCACCAACCAGCTCCTGGGGGCAACCGGTGACTTCCTGGAAGTCACCAACTACATCAGCCCCGCCCGCAGCATCCAAAAAGGTCTGACCGCCGCCGTTGAACGCGGGGCGCAGAAATTCGGCGACGACCTCGCCGAAGGCGCCCTGCGCGACGCCACAGTGGTGAAACCGGTCACCCCCACCCCGTCACCGCAGCTCGCCAACGACATCGCCGGCGCGGTAACCCCTACACCCGGTGTCGGAACGCCCGCCGCGGCCAACGCGCCACCGCACGAGCTGCCGAATCCGCCGCTGCGCACAAACCTTCCAGATGCCGGACGCACTGCCTCGACGCCGAAGGATTACGTTCCTGAGACACTGGATCCAGGATGCAAACTGGACTGTGGTTACACGACCAAGGCCCCGGCCGGAGTGTATGACGAGGTCGAGATGCCCGGTCATACCCAGCACAAGTTCGAAACCATCCCAGGACAGCTCACCCACGAATTCCCAAAGAACATTCCGACCAACCGGCGCCTGAACACCCGCAAGATCGAGCCCCAGACGGGCAAGGTTCGCGATGAGTCACCGCCGGCCTCGGTCCAAGAAAGCCGCAACGGCCGGTCCAGCGTCCGCCACTTAGACGAGATCGAAAGCGCCAAAGAGCGCAAACTGCTACAGGCGTTGACACAGCGCCACGGGCTCAAAGGCGGAGACCCCCAGGAATTCGCCTACCGGGGCACCGACGGCAAAACCCGCTGCGGGCCCTGCGCACAGGAGCGCTACAACGACCAGCAACGACGCCTATCGTCACCCAGCGACCAGCGCGTCGATCAGCAGACACACGCCCAAGACACCGCCAACCTGCACCGCAACAACGCCCTGAACACCGCCCGCCAAGGCAGCAATCAAAACGGCGCTGACCGCGATTCGGGCACTAGAGGCAAAAAGAAGACCAACGACAAGAAGAAGAAGAAAAAGAGCAAAATAAACCACAAAAAGCCATAAGGCCGATAGCGGCCGACATGGTGAGCACTGATCTGCGGTGAAACGTCCTCTACCAGTATGTCTACCCGGGCCGACCGAAGCACCGATGGAGGGAAACAATGGCGAGTGATAACGAACTGCTCCTCGACGTCGAAGTGGACCCGTGGGGTAGCACGATCAGTATCGAGGATCTCGACACAGACGATCGGCCTGGAGTCCCCGATGGTTTCAAGACCGAGATCTGGTGCTGGTCAACGATTCACTCGATCGACGTTTACACGATGAGTCAGGACGAATCCGAGACGACTGAGCGGCTTGTCCGTGTGCGGGTCTATCGCGGAACAGATTCTGTGGGCCTCGGAGAGCGGGCCTTCGACGGGGAGCTGGAACTGACAACTGGGACCCTGGCAGTCGGCGCCTACCTCGGCACACCTCCCGAAGAGCAGCAACTGCACCTCAGCCCCGGCCTCGTACATTTGCAGATTTTCACGGAGAAAGCCATCCAGACGGTGCATTACGACCTCCCTGAGCCAGGCGAGTACCCGATCTCCGGGCCCACCGACATCAACGTGCTCATACTGCCAACGTGACCGCAGGGCGGGACACCACCACTCACGGTCTTCCCGAGCCGAGATGTCCGATGTCCTCAGGGCCGCGCCGTGTCTTGTTTGTAGAGAAGCGAGACAGGGCTCAGCGCGCCGCTCCTCTGCTGCATAGTCGCTGGTCGAGCTGTCTCATTTCTTGTCTCACACCGCGTGTCTCAGATCTGCGACGTCGGAGGCGAATGGAACAGTGATCCATGTGAGAGCCATCAAGCATGCCGCAGCAGGTCCCACTAGGCGGTTGTCGCAATGACTTCCGGGCAGCTGCCCGACGATTTCTCGACGAATCTGGTCAACTGGATATTTGAGTTGTTCGTCGAGCCGGAGATCACCCGTCGCGGCCTTGCGCTGGACCGGGATGAGGTCCGAAAGGTTGTGATCGAGCTAAATCCTGACCGACCGCACCCCTTGGTGCGTCTCAATGATCAGGCCAAGATCGTGGCACAAGTCCGCTTCACGCGTGACATCGCCGAAGGCGAGGACGTGACGGCTGCAGACATTGATGCCGTTCACAGTGTGGAACCCGAAGACGTAGGCCCCAACAGCGGATACGTCTGCTTCGCGGTCGTGAACGGTCATCAATGCATCAAGTTCGACTTCCGCTACAACAAGGAACGCGTGACTCGGCTACTTCTCCGAGCAAGACAGTTCTTTGATACTGCATTGGAGTGCCTCGAAACCCGGCCTGCGGTGGCATCCGATCTGGCGTTCTCCGCAGCCGAACTCTCCATCCAAGCTCAAATGCTTCTCCAGCAACAACGGACCAAAAGCCATGTGCAACGGCAGGAGTGGATTGATTCGTGGACCGAGTTGGACAACGCTCCCCCCGAGCACGCCGATGCATTGCGCGAACTTCGCAACCATCGCTTACAGGGTCGTTATGAGCAGGTCGCGTTCACAGTGGACGGGTCTGCGCTGAAACCGCTGATGAAAGTTGTCGAGGAGATGATTCAGGTGGCCGAGACCTACTCCGGGCATGCCGTGCGACGACTTGATGAGCAGATTGGGGATCTACAGTCTGAGTGAGTTTGCGTCGCATCGTCGACAATGGACTTTTTTACACTCAAAACGTCTGCAGCGCTGGGCTTCCCAGATGAACGAGGTCGGTTGCGGCAGCCTGCCCCAATGCCGCGGACCCGGCGGTAATCGCCGACATGACGAGCTGCTTCAGACGGCTCAGAGGTTGCTCCAGAGCTGCTTCAGCCTTGATTCCGCTAACGAGCGCAACCCGACATTCTGGGAAGCCATCTGCTCCAACAGGTCCAGCAGATGCGGTAGCGATCGGCCGAGCCGGTCGATCCGCGCGGGCACCGGAGGCGGTGTCCGTCCAGATCCGCTCACAGCCAGCCCTCTGAAGAGCGTCCACCTGGCTGCGAACCGTCTGATCGCTCGTCGAGACCCGAGCGTAGCCGAGCATGCGGTGCATGCGGTGCATGCCTTGATCTCTACCACTGGCCACGGGACAGTTTCGGTTCACGCTTTCGAGATCTTGAAATCCCAGGTGGCAAACCGGCTGGTGAAGCGTCTCGAAACCTTCGTTATGGGGACGCTTCCACGCACCGCCGCCACCCGATCCGACATTGACGAACGAACCGCGCGGACGGTGCGCGGTTCACGATCGCCGTGCCAGTTGACGTAGGTCCTGGTTATCGGCGAAGCCATCACAAATCCCGCCATGTTTGGAGGCTCTACTGAGACCTAGTCGGCATACGATGCTCTTCTATGGCAGGCGTGGAAGACGCGGACGTAACGTTTCTGGCGCCACCGCCCGAAACTGACCTACTCACCGCAGCTCGCAAACTCGGTGACTCGCAAGCTCGAACCTTAGGGATGCTTCCATACGCGGCATGGGACGAGTACGCCGCTCAAGGGCGGATTCTCTGCATCTTGGACAACACCGCGCTAAACGCAAACCAAGACCAGTCCACCCAACTCCTCGGATACGCCGCGTTTCGCACGCCCCGTGGAACACTCGCACTAACACATCTGGCAGTATCGCCGACCGCGCGCAAGCAGGGCGTGGCGCGGAAGCTAGTAAATGAACTGCGTCATCAGTACCCACATCTTCGCGGCATCTCCGCTCGCTGTCGGCGGGACTACCCTGCCAACGACGTGTGGCCGCGACTCGGGTTCGTCGCACAAGGTGACCGTAAGGGCCGCAGCGCGGACGGACACTTGCTAACAGACTGGTGGTTGGACTTCGGACATGCCGATCTCTTGACGTGGCAGGGCGGGACACAGACAACGATCCCAGTCGTGATAGACACCAACATTTTTCTTGCCCTCCACGGTCGCCATCCCGATAGCCAAGTTGCCCAGGCAATTAAAGGAGTTTCGGGTCGACT includes:
- a CDS encoding SDR family NAD(P)-dependent oxidoreductase, encoding MTTPTPSQTWIITGASKGLGRALTEAALAAGDHVVAAVRNPDSVVDLTNNYGGQVKCVVFDARDTTAAAGLVQVAVESYGRLDVVVNNAGRAIVGAAEEVTDTQLRDLMDLHLFGPAALVRAALPFMRAQGSGTIVQMSSQGGRMSFPGVSTYSASKFALEGWSEALAGEVAPFGIRVMLVEPSRFRTAFNAADVLDFADTSQTYREILADVRADMAGADGNQEGDPVKAAQIIVSLAHSTEVPLRLPLGAEAVERLTASYQRGLDGVDRWAELARSADFADAATSVRPI
- a CDS encoding DUF4262 domain-containing protein, whose translation is MSDVGCRCIGCVDYGNRDSYDDVDRKLIADVERHGHSCLGIGQTSADDPPPYVFTAGMWHTHRQPELAVYGVGDLDAMMSILNGLADRARASGLPLRSGDRFPGLIGLRDVEPEDYWIKLMPIHPSWYASQFGTALFFNATNAVDFLQVVWPDGSGRYPDEPDFDAYFTDRQPLMWLPVVDHPPSVWVSDGMRATVPERRRDALESAIDGWDRADGAARTDAAAALAEAVDRALHWVYQEEARGRGRPIPPHLVYRLAKASVAWQDREPGAAAAEHDVAERLQASARRLLRWDDARRMTSKEIRDMGAWGTGVFDSDGAADWANAYDQTAPEERLAFIERTLAKAHSGSYLEVDDCVQVIAGAATVAALLPDTPTEPIAYGPETLWAESRFEVSGELRAAAIAALQRVIDPATEWSQLWDDAGRLDVVTAGVKRLIGALQPCADWAPHQELEQAASAYLRDPAMALGALHGLVEFDAVLGFTMHRSIKRRDWGDSLYQEITLTDGLRLVLWMGDDILDEDDSEVVLFESELRIIPLSWVHDVSLEVHHRPEPDGMSLHSVELRIYIAIPDNAVQKKKKKTAIFSDELDFSKTVNRHGHEQVSRLIEFGKVLARQVR
- a CDS encoding HEPN domain-containing protein: MTSGQLPDDFSTNLVNWIFELFVEPEITRRGLALDRDEVRKVVIELNPDRPHPLVRLNDQAKIVAQVRFTRDIAEGEDVTAADIDAVHSVEPEDVGPNSGYVCFAVVNGHQCIKFDFRYNKERVTRLLLRARQFFDTALECLETRPAVASDLAFSAAELSIQAQMLLQQQRTKSHVQRQEWIDSWTELDNAPPEHADALRELRNHRLQGRYEQVAFTVDGSALKPLMKVVEEMIQVAETYSGHAVRRLDEQIGDLQSE
- a CDS encoding recombinase family protein, whose protein sequence is MHRMHRMLGYARVSTSDQTVRSQVDALQRAGCERIWTDTASGARADRPARPIATASAGPVGADGFPECRVALVSGIKAEAALEQPLSRLKQLVMSAITAGSAALGQAAATDLVHLGSPALQTF